The Engystomops pustulosus chromosome 4, aEngPut4.maternal, whole genome shotgun sequence genome contains a region encoding:
- the KIF7 gene encoding kinesin-like protein KIF7 — translation MGPKLQQVRSEETAVCVAVRVRPLLPKEVLHGQQPCVCIDPDHKTLTLGTNRHFQFQDVLDEACSQEAAYNRCVQPLLESFFQGFNVTVVAYGQTGSGKTYTIGEASISSISDDEQGIIPRAMAEIFKLVDENDLIDYTIRVSYLEVYKEDFRDLLEVQTSSKDILIREDDKGNVVLSGVKETEVEGLDEVLSLLEMGNTAKHTGATQVNSQSSRSHTIFTVTMEQRRVVGRVTRMTNSEDSLGLAIGQVLSSKFHFVDLAGSERILKTGNTGERLKESIQINSGLLALGNVISALGDPKRKGSHIPYRDSKITRILKDSLGGNAKTVMICCISPSASDFDETLNTLNYANRAQNIKNKATVNCKKDADRVEDLQHQIKSLQRALEQRHRSETRILNRFDPSKYVAQRSTEDHVSRLMSECAHYRTCTDTGYLLLMDLLSEGELSPSQAQRVREWMCTVEEERSEVTSASGLDSGIESSSVEEPTKEISRRQAKSKGTLSFEGDAEKDKCIETLKNKIQRLEDENRDFLAALEDAMEQYKLQSDKLQERQDEIAKLQTHLEQLRPGLSITALLRDVHLLQIGARPSTAPLMTKPSLRMDQSDILSSKCSQATHNKIPECVASLSKELTRHFQSGTQKLVSSMEEADTVLYRHFSEDSDPSGGSEEEEKKSEESLLHNSAKKLSRVDVKNVRAANNRSCPTPIQDSEDEEEALTDRNSSGSQYKKREHYVPRESSSPGQDSKWRLRQAQQKIRELAINIRMKEELIKELVKTGREAQAMNKQYCMKISELEAEAEQARMEVSENQRQLQELEGKETRDPVEKCKLQECRKKIAAAESKVQVLKEKKQATEKLASLSVQSVKRVEELEKNILQMKQQQGQLQKKLKEETDQKRKLESEMQKRRHRVKELELKHEQQQKILRIKTEEIAAFQRKRRSGSNGSVISLEQQQKIEEQKKWLDSEIDKVLEQRRALDELEEELKKKEGILVKREALLQEKNDLEIKRLRSSQALSNDIVRVSSRIEDLEKELSEKNGQLRQGSAYDQQRIRDEINNLRQEKELLLKQRVDIDEKLRQGNLLSAEEERILFQLDEAIEALDAAIEYKNESITRRQRVLRASASLLSQCEMNLMAKLSYLSSSETRALLCKYFDKVVTLREEEHKLQISFSELEMKLEEQQRLVYWLEVALERQRLEMDRQLTLQQKEHERNIQLLLKQCQDQMGEGLAGSRRQYEGRIQKLEKELGWYMWAHQELSQRLNKMAVAPPNPQGSHGKVTVGDGRSDRQAPLVVSTEEQNNVVDNIPPPAQDRSLRPREDLIHVPLPPTWRRSSLPSEEQAALEDLRHRETVIEPLNARAVQPSEGVCQRPVMYHPKSRRDVRRCNISVMPIMSNAEMIDVRKNPL, via the exons ATGGGTCCCAAACTTCAGCAAGTTCGTTCTGAAGAGACGGCAGTATGTGTGGCAGTCAGGGTCCGGCCTCTGCTTCCGAAGGAGGTTCTACATGGACAGCAGCCCTGTGTCTGTATTGACCCTGATCACAAGACACTAACACTTGGCACTAATAGACATTTTCAGTTTCAAGATGTGTTGGATGAAGCCTGCAGCCAGGAAGCTGCATATAACCGATGTGTACAGCCATTGCTTGAATCATTTTTTCAGGGCTTCAATGTTACTGTGGTTGCTTATGGGCAAACTGGGTCAGGGAAGACCTATACCATTGGGGAAGCAAGTATAT CTTCCATCTCAGATGATGAACAAGGCATTATTCCACGTGCCATGGCTGAAATCTTTAAACTGGTTGACGAAAATGATCTGATTGATTATACAATCCGTGTGTCATACCTGGAGGTATATAAAGAGGATTTCCGAGACCTTCTTGAAGTGCAGACATCTAGTAAAGACATTCTTATCAGGGAGGATGATAAAGGCAATGTTG tGTTGAGCGGTGTAAAGGAGACAGAAGTGGAAGGACTTGATGAAGTGCTTAGTCTTCTGGAAATGGGCAATACTGCTAAACACACAGGAGCTACTCAAGTTAATAGTCAATCCAGCCGCTCACATACAATCTTCACTGTCACAATGGAACAGAGGAGGGTAGTTGGTCGAGTCACCAGAATGACCAATAGTGAGGACAGTTTAGGTCTAGCAATTGGCCAAGTCCTGTCTTCAAAGTTTCACTTTGTGGACCTAGCCGGATCTGAACGTATACTGAAAACTGGCAATACTGGAGAGAGACTGAAAGAAAGTATTCAGATCAACTCTGGATTACTGGCCTTGGGAAATGTCATCAGTGCTCTGGGGGACCCAAAGAGGAAAGGGAGCCATATTCCATACAGAGATTCCAAGATCACCAG GATCTTAAAGGATTCCCTTGGAGGAAATGCCAAGACTGTCATGATTTGTTGCATTAGTCCTTCAGCATCAGACTTTGATGAAACTTTGAACACACTAAACTATGCCAACCGGGCTCAGAATATAAAGAACAAAGCAACGGTCAACTGCAAGAAAGATGCCGACCGAGTGGAAGACCTACAGCATCAGATAAAGTCACTACAGCGCGCTCTCGAGCAGAGACATCGATCTGAAACACGGATACTGAATAGATTTGACCCTTCTAAGTATGTTGCACAAAGATCTACGGAAGATCATGTGTCACGGCTGATGTCAGAGTGTGCACATTATAGGACTTGTACAGACACAGGTTACCTCCTTCTTATGGACCTCCTGTCGGAGGGAGAGCTGTCTCCGTCTCAGGCCCAGAGGGTGAGGGAATGGATGTGTACAGTAGAAGAGGAAAGGAGTGAAGTGACATCAGCTTCTGGGCTAGACAGTGGCATTGAAAGCTCTTCGGTGGAGGAGCCCACAAAAGAAATCAGTAGGAGACAGGCAAAAAGCAAG GGCACATTAAGCTTTGAAGGTGATGCAGAGAAAGACAAATGCATTGAAACATTGAAGAATAAAATCCAGAGGTTGGAGGATGAGAATAGAGATTTCTTGGCTGCCTTGGAAGATGCCATGGAGCAGTACAAACTACAG AGCGATAAACTACAAGAGAGACAAGATGAAATTGCTAAGTTGCAGACCCACCTTGAGCAGTTGAGGCCCGGCCTCTCGATAACAGCTCTGCTGAGAGATGTACATTTACTACAGATTGGAGCAAGACCAAGTACAGCTCCCCTGATGACAAAGCCTTCCCTCAGGATGGATCAGAGTGACATTCTGTCTAGCAAATGTTCACAAGCCACGCATAATAAG ATTCCAGAATGTGTTGCTTCTTTGTCTAAAGAGCTTACAAGGCATTTTCAGAGTGGAACCCAGAAGCTGGTGTCCAGCATGGAGGAGGCCGACACCGTGCTGTATAGACACTTCAGTGAGGACTCTGATCCATCAGGAGGgtcagaagaagaagaaaaaaagagtgAAGAGTCCCTCCTTCACAACAG TGCTAAAAAGCTATCCAGAGTCGATGTGAAAAATGTTCGAGCAGCTAACAACCGAAGTTGTCCTACACCTATTCAGGAcagtgaggatgaggaggaagcatTGACAGATAGAAACTCATCTGGAT CTCAATATAAGAAGCGAGAACACTATGTACCGAGAGAGAGTTCTAGTCCAGGACAGGACTCCAAATGGAGACTGCGTCAAGCCCAGCAGAAGATCCGGGAGCTAGCCATCAACATCCGCATGAAAGAAGAGCTTATTAAAGAGCTGGTTAAAACTG GAAGGGAAGCTCAAGCCATGAATAAGCAGTACTGTATGAAGATATCAGAGTTGGAAGCGGAGGCAGAACAGGCGCGAATGGAGGTCAGTGAGAACCAGCGCCAACTACAAGAGCTCGAAGGGAAGGAGACCCGAGATCCAGTGGAAAAATGCAAACTGCAGGAGTGTCGCAAGAAGATAGCAGCTGCTGAAAGTAAAGTACAG gtTCTTAAAGAGAAGAAACAAGCCACAGAAAAGTTGGCCTCACTATCCGTCCAGAGCGTGAAGCGTGTTGAAGAACTCGAAAAAAACATCCTTCAAATGAAACAACAGCAGGGACAGCTACAAAAGAAACTGAAAGAAGAGACTGATCAGAAGCGAAAACTTGAGAGCGAGATGCAGAAGAGAAGGCACCGAGTCAAG GAGCTGGAGTTGAAGCATGAACAGCAACAAAAGATACTGAGGATCAAAACAGAGGAAATTGCAGCTTTTCAAAGGAAGAGAAGAAGTGGGAGCAATGGATCAGTTATCAGTCTGGAGCAGCAGCAG AAAATTGAAGAGCAGAAGAAATGGCTGGACAGTGAAATTGATAAAGTGCTAGAGCAGCGCCGTGCCTTGGATGAGTTGGAAGAGGAGCTCAAGAAAAAGGAAGGCATATTGGTTAAAAGAGAAGCCCTTCTCCAGGAGAAGAACGATTTGGAGATCAAGCGGCTCCGGTCCAGCCAG GCTTTGAGTAATGATATTGTCAGGGTGTCGAGCCGCATTGAAGATTTAGAGAAGGAGTTATCAGAAAAGAATGGACAGCTTCGCCAGGGCAGCGCTTACGACCAGCAGCGTATACGAGATGAAATCAATAACCTGAGGCAAGAGAAGGAGCTGCTGTTAAAGCAGAGGGTGGACATAGATGAAAAGCTGCGCCAAGGCAACCTACTTTCTGCTGAG GAAGAGAGGATCCTTTTCCAGCTGGATGAGGCCATAGAAGCTCTTGATGCTGCGATTGAATACAAAAATGAATCCATTACTCGCAGACAGCGGGTTCTCCGTGCCTCTGCCAGCCTGCTCTCCCAGTGCGAGATGAATCTCATGGCAAAGCTTAGTTATCTGTCATCCTCTGAAACTCGGGCTCTCCTGTGTAAATATTTTGACAAG GTTGTAACACTTCGTGAGGAGGAGCACAAATTACAGATTTCCTTCTCCGAGCTGGAGATGAAGTTGGAGGAGCAGCAGCGCTTGGTCTACTGGCTTGAGGTTGCGTTAGAAAGACAACGTCTAGAAATGGATCGTCAACTTACCTTGCAGCAGAAGGAGCATGAACGCAACATCCAACTCCTGCTGAAACAATGTCAAG accaaATGGGTGAGGGATTGGCTGGAAGCAGGAGACAATATGAAGGTAGAATACAGAAGCTTGAGAAGGAATTGGGCTGGTATATGTGGGCACATCAAGAGCTTTCTCAAAGACTAAATAAAATGGCTGTTGCCCCTCCTAACCCTCAAGGATCTCATGGGAAAG TGACTGTAGGTGATGGAAGATCTGATAGACAAGCTCCCTTAGTTgtttcaactgaagaacaaaatAATGTTGTAGACAATATCCCCCCTCCAGCTCAAGACCGAAGCCTGAGGCCTAGGGAGGATTTGATACATGTCCCTTTACCTCCCACGTGGAGACGTTCCTCTCTGCCTTCTGAAGAACAGGCTGCTCTTGAGGACCTTCGGCATCGAGAAACCGTGATTGAACCACTAAACGCCCGAGCGGTACAGCCAAGTGAAGGTGTATGTCAGAGACCTGTTATGTACCATCCGAAATCACGGAGAGATGTTCGTAGGTGCAACATAAGTGTCATGCCTATAATGTCTAACGCCGAGATGATTGACGTCCGGAAGAACCCGCTGTAG